The Propionispora hippei DSM 15287 genome includes the window AATCATAGATTACGGAATGGGAAATCTCTTTAGTGTGGAAAAAGCATTCGTTAAGTTGGGCGCCCATGTCACCGTGTCTGGTGATCCCCGGGTTATCGCAGCGGCAGATAAGGTTGTTCTGCCTGGTGTAGGGGCTTTTGGCGACTGTATGCATAATTTGCAGCAGCATGGCATGGTTGAGGTGATTCGTTCCGTGGCTGCCAGCGGCATACCGCTGCTGGGAATCTGCCTGGGCCTTCAGGTATTGTTTCAGGGCAGTGAAGAAAATCCCGGCGTAGCCGGTCTGGGGATTTTTCCGGGTATGGTCCGTAAAATACAGGCTCCGGGCATGAAAATTCCGCAAATGGGCTGGAATAGTCTGGCGTACCGTACGCCGAGCTTTTTATTTTCTGGTCTTGACGAGGTTTCCTATACTTATTTTGTTCATAGTTTCCATGCCGTGCCGGCAGACCCGACGCTGATTACCGCGGTGACTGAATACGGCGGTCCGGTGACTGCTGCCGTGGGGCGTGGCAATGTGCAGGCCGTTCAGTTTCATCCGGAAAAATCCAGTCGTACCGGACTTAGCATATTGCAGAATTTTGTTGCCCACAATGGTTGAATCGGACAGGGTTGTTGATAAAAGGAGAGATGCTTATGCTTATTTTTCCGGCGATTGATATTCGTGGCGGGAAATGTGTACGTTTAACGGAGGGGCGGTTTGACCGGGAGACTGTGTTTGCCGATCAACCGGTTGATATGGCGCTGCGTTGGGTACGCGAAGGAGCGGAATATTTGCACGTAGTCGATTTAGACGGCGCTTTAGAGGGAAAAGCCGTAAATCTGGATCTTGTTGCGGCGATTGTCAAGGCGGTGGATATTCCGGTGCAGTTAGGCGGCGGCATTCGCACGCTTGATTATATGGAGACTCTTTTTGATAAAGGTGTGGCCAGGGTAATTTTGGGTTCCATTGCCGTCCGGCAGCCGGACCTGGTAAAAGAAGCCTGCCGGTTATATAGCGACCGTGTTGTTGTTGGTATTGACGCGCGGGACGGACAGGTAGCTGTAGAAGGCTGGGGTGTTACCGGCGGCATCCAGGCGGAGGAACTGGCGAAGCGAATGGCCGCCGTTGGCGTGGCGCGGATTATTTATACCGATATATCCCGCGACGGCACACTGTCCGGGGTGAATGTGCCGTCGACCTGCTCGCTGGCTAAGGCGGCGGGGATTCCGGTCATTGCTTCCGGCGGCGTAAGCGGCCTGGCGGATATTGCTGCCGTAAAAGAAGCCGAAGCGGCAGGCGTGGAAGGCGTCATTGTCGGCAAGGCTATTTACACAGGCAAGCTGAGCTTGGCGGAAGCGTTAAAAGTCGCGCGGGGAGAGTGAACGCATGTATACAAAGAGAATCATTCCCTGTCTGGATGTGAAGGACGGCCGGGTGGTTAAAGGAACCAATTTTGTGCAATTGCGCGATGCCGGCGACCCGGTGGAACTGGCCGGCATTTATGATAAGGAAATAGCCGATGAATTGGTATTTCTGGACATTACTGCTTCCCACGAGGAACGTAACACCATGGTGCAGGTCGTTGAGAATACGGCGTCGCAGGTATTCATCCCCTTTACTGTGGGTGGCGGCATCAGAACGGTAGAAGACATTCGACGAATGCTGAAGGCCGGCGCCGACAAAGTATCACTCAACACGGCGGCCATTAAAAATCCCGGCTTGATTGAGGAAGGAGCAAAACGTTTCGGCAGCCAGTGCATCGTGCTGGCGGTGGATGCCAGACAGACCGGACCGGATGCCTGGGAAGTATTTATCAACGGCGGGCGTACGCCGACCGGGATTGATGCTTTGGAATGGGTTAAACAGGCAGTCGCACTGGGAGCCGGAGAAATTCTGTTGACCAGCATGGATAAAGACGGAACCAAGGATGGCTATGATATTGCCTTGACCAGAGCGGTGTCGCTGGCCGTTGATGTGCCCGTCATCGCTTCCGGCGGCGCCGGCGAGCTGGAGCATTTTTATGAAGTGCTTACCGCCGGGCGGGCCGATGCCGTGCTGGCTGCTTCCGTTTTTCACTATGGACAGTTTACTGTGCGTCAGGTGAAGGAATATTTGAAATCCAGGGGTGTGGAGGTACGATTATGATCGACATTACGATGATTCGTTTTAATGAGCAGGGACTGGTGCCGGCTATTATTCAGGATGTAGCCACTAATGAGGTTCTGATGCTGGCCTATATGAATCAGGAAGCGCTTGAAAAAACGCTGGCCACCGGTGTCACCTGGTTTTAC containing:
- the hisH gene encoding imidazole glycerol phosphate synthase subunit HisH yields the protein MIAIIDYGMGNLFSVEKAFVKLGAHVTVSGDPRVIAAADKVVLPGVGAFGDCMHNLQQHGMVEVIRSVAASGIPLLGICLGLQVLFQGSEENPGVAGLGIFPGMVRKIQAPGMKIPQMGWNSLAYRTPSFLFSGLDEVSYTYFVHSFHAVPADPTLITAVTEYGGPVTAAVGRGNVQAVQFHPEKSSRTGLSILQNFVAHNG
- the hisA gene encoding 1-(5-phosphoribosyl)-5-[(5-phosphoribosylamino)methylideneamino]imidazole-4-carboxamide isomerase, with translation MLIFPAIDIRGGKCVRLTEGRFDRETVFADQPVDMALRWVREGAEYLHVVDLDGALEGKAVNLDLVAAIVKAVDIPVQLGGGIRTLDYMETLFDKGVARVILGSIAVRQPDLVKEACRLYSDRVVVGIDARDGQVAVEGWGVTGGIQAEELAKRMAAVGVARIIYTDISRDGTLSGVNVPSTCSLAKAAGIPVIASGGVSGLADIAAVKEAEAAGVEGVIVGKAIYTGKLSLAEALKVARGE
- the hisF gene encoding imidazole glycerol phosphate synthase subunit HisF → MYTKRIIPCLDVKDGRVVKGTNFVQLRDAGDPVELAGIYDKEIADELVFLDITASHEERNTMVQVVENTASQVFIPFTVGGGIRTVEDIRRMLKAGADKVSLNTAAIKNPGLIEEGAKRFGSQCIVLAVDARQTGPDAWEVFINGGRTPTGIDALEWVKQAVALGAGEILLTSMDKDGTKDGYDIALTRAVSLAVDVPVIASGGAGELEHFYEVLTAGRADAVLAASVFHYGQFTVRQVKEYLKSRGVEVRL